The following coding sequences are from one Anguilla anguilla isolate fAngAng1 chromosome 12, fAngAng1.pri, whole genome shotgun sequence window:
- the LOC118209237 gene encoding uncharacterized protein LOC118209237 has translation MWLDNTEYWTLWIILYCGLASSHGVRSGCDGCVREEARRARPNAPVLLPCAIPPNATGSAAGGDRAKVLWTQFPRSTLLEITQTGRVNFSDPRGGRVKVFPNLCREGNFSIFIEHLQPSDVGKYCCELRNYSICSVVEFSTNNADEQNEGVHFMEKKGFVIGGGAGGVFFVLLILCCCCVKFRNRDDSVPDATRSSSHKGSDAGDVGDAEDVGDAEDAGEIVYENDAHDPNSIPHEESKHQQEISSSSSTGQQPRAGRPFYANQKEIDKQLEKRKKVHKQNFERFQYENPIYANSVEHLDQV, from the exons ATGTGGCTAGATAACACCGAATATTGGACTTTGTGGATCATATTGTATTGTGGCCTAGCATCTTCACATG GTGTGAGGAGTGGGTGTGACGGCTGTGTGAGGGAGGAGGCCCGCCGCGCTCGGCCCAACGCTCCGGTGCTCCTGCCCTGCGCCATTCCGCCCAACGCTACCGGGTCAGCCGCGGGGGGCGACCGCGCCAAAGTGCTGTGGACTCAGTTTCCCAGAAGCACTCTGCTGGAGATCACGCAGACAGGCCGCGTCAATTTCAGTGATCCCAGAGGAGGCAGGGTGAAAGTGTTCCCCAATTTGTGCCGCGAGGGCAACTTCTCCATCTTTATTGAACACCTCCAACCGTCAGACGTGGGCAAGTACTGCTGTGAGCTACGCAACTACTCGATCTGCAGTGTGGTGGAGTTCAGCACTAATAATGCAG ATGAACAGAATGAGGGGGTGCACTTCATGGAGAAGAAGGGGTTTGTAATTGGtggtggagcaggaggagtCTTCTTTGTTCTTCTCATCCTCTGTTGCTGCTGTGTTAAGTTTCGAA ATCGAGATGATTCTGTCCCTGATGCCACCAGAAGCAGCTCTCATAAAG GCAGCGATGCTGGGGATGTTGGGGATGCTGAGGATGTTGGGGATGCTGAGGATGCTGGGGAGATTGTTTATG AAAAtgatgcccatgatccaaacaGTATACCACATGAGGAATCTAAACATCAGCAAG aaatcagcagcagcagcagcacaggacAGCAGCCGCGAGCTGGGAGACCTTTTTATG ccaatcagaaggagATCGACAAACAGttagaaaaaaggaagaaggtGCATAAGCAAAATTTTGAGA GATTTCAGTATGAAAACCCAATCTATGCTAACAGCGTTGAGCATCTGGACCAGGTTTAG